A region from the Drosophila mauritiana strain mau12 chromosome 2L, ASM438214v1, whole genome shotgun sequence genome encodes:
- the LOC117150685 gene encoding protein snail translates to MAANYKSCPLKKRPIVFVEERLPQTEALALTKDSQFAQDQPQDLSLKRGRDEETQDYQQPEPKRDYVLNLSKTPERISSSSSNSCLLSPPVEAQDYLPTEIHMRGLTAGTTGYTTATPTTINPFQSAFVMAAGCNPISALWSSYQPHLAAFPSPASSMASPQSVYSYQQMTPPSSPGSDLETGSEPEDLSVRNDIPLPALFHLFDEAKSSSSGASVSSSSGYSYTPAMSASSASVAANHAKNYRFKCDECQKMYSTSMGLSKHRQFHCPAAECNQEKKTHSCEECGKLYTTIGALKMHIRTHTLPCKCPICGKAFSRPWLLQGHIRTHTGEKPFQCPDCPRSFADRSNLRAHQQTHVDVKKYACQVCHKSFSRMSLLNKHSSSNCTITIA, encoded by the coding sequence ATGGCCGCCAACTACAAGAGCTGCCCGCTAAAGAAGCGCCCCATTGTCTTCGTGGAGGAGCGTCTGCCACAAACGGAGGCCTTGGCCCTGACCAAGGACTCGCAGTTTGCCCAGGATCAGCCGCAAGATCTATCCCTGAAACGGGGTCGCGACGAGGAGACCCAGGATTATCAGCAGCCGGAACCGAAACGTGACTATGTGCTGAACCTTTCAAAAACACCGGAAAGGATCTCCAGCTCAAGCTCCAACTCATGCCTGCTGTCGCCGCCAGTGGAGGCCCAGGATTACCTGCCCACCGAAATCCATATGCGTGGACTAACGGCAGGAACAACGGGATATACCACCGCCACCCCCACCACGATTAATCCCTTCCAGTCCGCCTTTGTGATGGCCGCCGGCTGCAATCCGATCTCAGCCCTGTGGAGCAGCTATCAGCCCCATCTGGCCGCCTTCCCCTCGCCAGCCAGCTCGATGGCCTCGCCCCAGTCGGTCTACAGCTACCAGCAGATGACGCCGCCCTCCAGCCCGGGATCCGATCTGGAAACCGGTTCCGAGCCAGAGGATCTGTCAGTGCGAAATGACATCCCACTGCCGGCTCTGTTCCACCTCTTCGATGAGGCCAAGTCCAGCAGCAGCGGTGCCAGTGTAAGCAGCTCATCGGGATACTCCTACACTCCGGCCATGAGTGCCTCGTCGGCGAGTGTGGCCGCCAATCATGCCAAAAACTACCGATTCAAGTGCGACGAGTGCCAGAAGATGTACTCCACCTCGATGGGCCTGTCCAAGCACCGTCAGTTCCACTGCCCGGCAGCCGAGTGTAATCAGGAGAAGAAGACCCACTCCTGCGAGGAGTGTGGAAAGCTGTACACCACCATTGGAGCCCTGAAGATGCACATCCGCACCCACACTCTGCCCTGCAAGTGCCCCATTTGCGGCAAAGCCTTCTCCCGGCCCTGGCTGCTCCAGGGACACATCCGCACCCACACTGGAGAGAAGCCTTTCCAGTGCCCCGACTGCCCACGATCCTTTGCCGACCGCTCGAACCTGCGAGCCCATCAGCAGACCCACGTGGACGTCAAGAAGTACGCCTGCCAGGTGTGCCACAAATCCTTCTCCAGGATGTCGCTCCTGAACAAGCACTCCAGCTCCAACTGCACCATCACTATTGCGTAG
- the LOC117143421 gene encoding mitochondrial import inner membrane translocase subunit Tim17-A, with translation MEEYSREPCPHRIVDDCGGAFTMGCVGGGLFQGLKGFRNAPQGLGRRVAGSVAAIKTKSPVIGGSFAAWGAVFSIVDCSLVHLRQKEDPWNSIVSGAVTGGILASRNGAAAMAGSAIIGGVLLSMIEGLGIFFTRFTAEQFRNREPNTMSEANDGYGDFNSSSGFGFPGAQQATATS, from the coding sequence atggAGGAGTATTCGCGGGAACCGTGTCCTCATCGCATCGTCGACGACTGCGGAGGAGCCTTTACCATGGGCTGCGTTGGAGGCGGGCTCTTCCAGGGACTCAAGGGATTCCGGAACGCACCACAAGGTCTAGGACGCAGGGTCGCCGGCAGCGTGGCCGCCATCAAGACCAAGTCTCCGGTGATAGGTGGCAGTTTCGCCGCCTGGGGTGCAGTGTTCAGCATTGTGGACTGCAGCCTGGTTCACTTGCGCCAGAAGGAGGATCCCTGGAACTCTATAGTGAGCGGAGCTGTTACTGGTGGAATTCTGGCCTCACGCAATGGAGCGGCTGCCATGGCTGGAAGTGCAATTATCGGTGGCGTACTGCTCTCAATGATCGAGGGTTTAGGCATATTTTTTACACGTTTCACGGCGGAACAGTTCCGAAATCGTGAACCGAATACCATGTCTGAGGCCAATGATGGATACGGTGACTTCAACTCCTCTTCCGGATTTGGATTTCCGGGTGCTCAGCAGGCCACTGCAACAAGCTAA
- the LOC117146841 gene encoding serine palmitoyltransferase 2 — MGNFDGDSETVFEQSYATTNGNGKLPIGNGVADLSGPEKQELLRKFSAPAYTEIRTRRCQPKPANDAQSPSSINYHPEKKSVSNGYASILDQESKPNQAEGKLSPELEHFQKTSFEEVPLHTACLTYLGFYLLMILGYINQLLFVPKVATEKGRDGYVALYDAFESFYSRYVYRRIKDCWNRPICSVPGDELTLKDRVTDDYGWSFKFTGTETRCLNLGSYNYLGFAAATGQCADDSEESARNSGLAYCSSRCELGDNEQLQELEALTARYFGVEDAIVFGMGFATNALNLPSLLGPNSLVISDEKNHASIILGLRLSGATTKVFKHNNMRDLERVLRQGVCYGNPKKGGQPWDKVMILVEGIFSMEGSIVRLPEVIALKKKYKAYLYLDEAHSVGAMGSRGRGVTDYFNVDPKEVDILMGTFTKSFGSAGGYLAGSKKLIDFLRTNSHAHCYAASISPPIAQQILTSMKTIMGEDGTDIGRKKIHQLARNTRYFRRRLAQLGVITYGHEDSPVVPMLVYLFSKIGAVVRTLTTRHIAAVGAGFPATPIMEGRIRFCLSAAHTKEQLDFALEAIDEIADDLGLKYSRKPRDPNPVIY; from the exons ATGGGCAATTTCGACGGCGATTCTGAAACGGTTTTCGAGCAGAGCTATGCGACGACCAACGGAAACGGAAAGCTGCCGATTGGCAATGGAGTGGCTGACCTCAGTGGCCCGGAGAAACAGGAACTTCTCCGGAAATTCTCGGCACCCGCGTACACTGAAATTCGCACGCGACGCTGCCAGCCGAAGCCCGCAAACGACGCCCAG AGTCCCAGCTCGATCAACTACCATCCCGAAAAGAAGTCGGTCTCTAATGGATATGCCTCCATTCTGGATCAGGAGTCCAAGCCCAACCAGGCAGAGGGCAAACTTTCGCCGGAGCTGGAGCACTTCCAGAAGACCTCCTTTGAGGAAGTGCCTTTGCACACGGCCTGCCTTACGTATCTGGGATTCTATCTACTGATGATCCTGGGCTATATCAACCAGTTGCTCTTCGTGCCTAAAGTGGCCACCGAGAAGGGTCGGGATGGCTATGTAGCCCTCTACGATGCCTTCGAAAGCTTCTACTCGAGGTACGTTTACAGAAGGATCAAGGATTGCTGGAACCGACCCATCTGCAGTGTTCCGGGAGATGAGCTCACTCTAAAGGATCGCGTGACCGATGATTACGGATGGAGTTTCAAGTTCACTGGAACGGAGACACGTTGCTTAAATCTGGGATCCTACAATTACCTGGGATTTGCCGCCGCTACTGGACAGTGTGCTGATGATTCAGAGGAAAGTGCTCGGAACTCCGGACTGGCCTACTGCAGCTCCCGCTGTGAGCTTGGTGACAACGAGCAGCTGCAAGAGCTGGAGGCTCTAACTGCTAGATACTTTGGCGTGGAGGATGCCATTGTCTTTGGAATGGGTTTCGCCACAAATGCGTTAAACCTTCCCTCACTACTGGGACCCAACAGTCTTGTAATCAGTGACGAGAAGAACCATGCCTCCATCATTTTGGGACTGCGTTTGTCCGGGGCCACCACCAAGGTCTTTAAGCACAACAACATGCGCGATCTGGAGCGCGTCCTCCGCCAGGGTGTCTGCTATGGAAATCCCAAAAAGGGTGGTCAGCCATGGGATAAGGTCATGATCTTGGTCGAGGGCATCTTCAGCATGGAAGGGTCCATAGTCCGTTTGCCCGAAGTTATAGCTCtgaaaaagaaatacaaaGCATACTTGTACCTGGATGAAGCCCACAGCGTGGGAGCCATGGGTTCCCGTGGACGAGGAGTTACCGATTACTTTAATGTGGATCCGAAGGAGGTGGACATCCTGATGGGCACCTTCACCAAAAGTTTTGGCAGTGCTGGAGGCTATCTGGCTGGATCCAAG AAACTGATTGACTTTCTCCGCACCAACAGCCACGCCCATTGCTATGCTGCTTCGATCTCGCCACCCATCGCACAGCAAATCCTTACCTCCATGAAGACCATTATGGGTGAAGATGGCACTGACATTGGACGCAAGAAGATCCACCAGCTGGCCAGGAACACACGTTACTTCCGCCGACGTCTGGCTCAGCTGGGAGTGATCACATACGGTCACGAGGACTCCCCAGTGGTGCCAATGCTGGTGTACCTATTTTCCAAGATTGG CGCTGTGGTTCGCACCTTGACGACCCGCCACATTGCCGCGGTGGGAGCTGGATTCCCGGCCACACCCATCATGGAAGGACGCATCCGATTCTGCCTTTCGGCCGCCCATACCAAGGAGCAGCTGGACTTTGCCCTGGAGGCGATAGACGAGATTGCCGATGATCTGGGCCTAAAGTATTCTCGCAAGCCACGCGATCCGAATCCCGTCATTTACTAG